Proteins co-encoded in one Juglans regia cultivar Chandler chromosome 16, Walnut 2.0, whole genome shotgun sequence genomic window:
- the LOC108993465 gene encoding retinoblastoma-related protein-like isoform X6 has product MTRAALEKTEDAKPLDATSSISRTCSCNMDRPEARFTNFCEMGLSLDENTCTIAMKLFKETKHLLLANSSAIGNGTPDEAERFWFAFVLYAVKRLSVNNGDSEQQGCDDNGFTLCQILRVAKLTIVDFFRELPHFVVKAGPILSNLYGEDWENRLEAKELQANFAHLNLLSKHYGRAYRDFFLTSDANVDKQSSVASSSGYVSDYHRFGWLLFLALRVHVFSRCKDLVTCTNGLVSVLAILIIHVPVRFRNFNINDSQRFVKKDGKGVDIVSSLCNIFYTSEDELRKTMEKANNIIADILKKTPFPASECNSENMENIDTDGLTYFEDLLEDSSLTSSLGILEKDYDDAIRRKGELDERVFINVEDSILVSGSLSGGAVNISGVKRKFDAIASPAKTVTSPLSPQCSPGPHANGVHGGSNFKVAATPVSTAMTTAKWLRTVISPLPSKPSAELRHFLSSCDRDVTDDVVRRAHIILQAIFPNGGLGERCATGNLQSTNLMDNIWAEQRNLEAQKLYYRVLEAMCRAEAQILHATNLTSLLTNERFHRCMLACSAELVLATHKTVTMLFPAVLERTGITAFDLSKVIESFIRHEESLPRELRRHLNSLEERLLESMVWEKGSSMYNSLIVARPSLSAEINRLGLLAEPMPSLDAIAMHHNFSCGGVPPMPSLQKHETLPGQHGDIRSPKRLCMDYRSVLVERKSFTSPVKDRLLSNLKSKLPPPALQSAFASHSLTWASTWDIHVCSPTRPNPGGGGETCAETGISIFFGKITKLAAVRINGMVERLQLSQQIRENVYCLFQQILSQRTPLFFNRHIDQIVLCCFYGVAKISQLTLTFKEIIHNYRKQPQCKPQVFRSVFVDWSSARRNGRMSQEHVDIITFYNEIFIPAVKPLLVELGPAGTTTKTNRVPEVNNNTDAQCPASPKISPFPSLPDMSPKKVSAAHNVYVSPLRSSKWKSQLAFSLEW; this is encoded by the exons ATGACTCGAGCTGCATTAGAGAAGACGGAGGACGCTAAACCTTTGGATGCAACATCCAGCATCTCGCGTACCTGTAGCTGCAATATGGACCGTCCCGAAGCTCGATTCACAAACTTCTGCgag ATGGGACTGTCATTGGATGAGAACACTTGTACGATAGCTATGAAGCTGTTTAAAGAAACCAAGCACCTTCTATTGGCGAATAGTTCTGCTATTGGAAATGGGACG CCTGATGAAGCAGAAAGGTTTTGGTTTGCATTTGTTTTATATGCTGTGAAAAGGCTAAGCGTGAATAATGGAGATAGCGAGCAACAAGGTTGTGATGATAATGGCTTTACCTTATGCCAGATACTAAGAGTTGCAAAGCTGAC CATTGTGGACTTCTTCAGGGAGCTTCCACATTTTGTTGTAAAGGCTGGTCCCATTTTGAGTAATTTATATGGTGAAGATTGGGAAAACAGACTTGAG GCGAAGGAGTTGCAGGCCAATTTTGCGCACTTGAATCTTCTTAGCAA GCACTATGGACGCGCCTACCGGGATTTCTTCTTGACAAGTGATGCAAATGTTGATAAGCAGTCATCTGTTGCTAGTTCGTCTGGTTATGTCTCGGACTACCATCGTTTTGGATGGTTGCTGTTTTTGGCACTTCGTGTACATGTGTTCAGCCGTTGTAAGGACTTGGTGACTTGCACAAATGGTTTGGTTTCTGTATTG gctattttaattattcatgtTCCTGTTCGCTTCAGAAACTTCAATATCAATGATTCTCAACGCTTCG TTAAGAAAGACGGGAAAGGTGTGGACATCGTTTCATCACTGTGCAACATTTTTTACACCTCAGAAGATGAGTTGAGGAAAACAATGGAAAAGGCCAATAATATAATAGCagatattttgaagaaaacacCATTTCCAGCATCTGAGTGTAATAGTGAGAACATGGAGAACATTGATACAG ATGGTTTAACATATTTTGAGGACCTACTGGAGGACTCGTCCTTGACATCGAGTTTAGGTATTTTGGAAAAGGATTATGATGATGCAATTCGTAGGAAGGGGGAACTGGATGAGAGGGTGTTCATTAATGTTGAGGACAGCATACTTGTTTCAGGGAGCTTGTCTGGAGGTGCTGTGAACATAAGTGGTGTCAAG agAAAATTTGATGCGATAGCCTCTCCAGCTAAGACAGTTACAAGTCCACTCTCTCCCCAGTGCTCTCCTGGACCTCATGCAAATGGTGTTCATGGTGGTTCTAATTTCAAGGTGGCTGCTACACCGGTAAGCACAGCAATGACAACTGCAAAGTGGCTTCGGACTGTCATCTCTCCACTTCCATCAAAACCATCTGCAGAGCTGCGGCATTTCCTGTCATCATGTGATCGGGATGTTACTGATGATGTAGTACGCAGGGCACATATAATATTGCAGGCTATATTTCCAAATGGTGGTCTTGGGGAGCGTTGTGCGACTGGAAATCTGCAAAGCACAAACCTCATGGACAACATCTGGGCAGAACAACGGAATCTTGAAGCACAGAAGTTATATTATAGAGTATTGGAAGCAATGTGTAGAGCAGAGGCCCAAATATTGCATGCAACCAATTTGACCTCTTTGTTAACTAATGAGAGGTTCCATAGATGTATGCTTGCCTGTTCTGCTGAACTAGTTCTGGCAACACATAAGACTGTCACAATGTTGTTTCCTGCCGTGTTGGAGAGGACCGGCATTACAGCTTTTGATCTTAGCAAGGTCATAGAGAGTTTTATTAGACATGAGGAATCCCTCCCGAGAGAACTGAGGCGTCATCTGAATTCATTGGAAGAACGACTTTTGGAGAGCATGGTATGGGAAAAGGGTTCCTCAATGTATAATTCTTTGATAGTGGCAAGACCTAGTCTCTCTGCTGAAATAAATCGACTTGGGTTATTGGCGGAACCAATGCCATCTTTAGATGCAATTGCCATGCATCATAATTTTTCTTGTGGAGGGGTTCCACCCATGCCATCTTTGCAGAAACATGAGACTTTACCAG GTCAGCATGGGGATATCAGATCTCCAAAGAGACTGTGCATGGATTATCGAAGTGTATTAGTAGAGAGGAAGTCATTTACATCCCCAGTCAAGGATCGCCTCCTGAGCAACCTTAAATCAAAGCTACCACCGCCCGCTTTGCAGTCTGCATTTGCTAG CCATTCTTTAACATGGGCTTCTACTTGGGATATCCATGTGTGCAGTCCAACACGGCCAAATCCAGGTGGTGGAGGGGAGACGTGTGCAGAAACTGGAATTAGTATATTCTTTGGCAAG ATAACTAAGTTGGCAGCGGTCAGAATCAATGGTATGGTTGAAAGGCTGCAACTATCTCAACAGATCAGGGAGAATGTGTATTGTCTTTTTCAGCAAATATTAAGTCAGCGGACGCCACTATTTTTTAACCGCCACATTGACCAAATCGTACTTTGTTGTTTTTATGGAGTTGCAAAG ATATCTCAACTTACCCTGACCTTTAAGGAAATTATTCACAACTACAGGAAGCAACCACAATGTAAACCACAAGTTTTCCGCAGTGTGTTTGTGGATTGGTCATCTGCCCGGCGCAATGGG AGAATGTCACAGGAACATGTTGATATCATTACATTTtacaatgaaatatttattccgGCTGTGAAGCCTCTGTTGGTTGAGCTTGGCCCTGCTGGAACAACTACAAAAACTAACCGAGTTCCTGAAGTCAACAATAATACTGATG CTCAATGTCCTGCATCTCCTAAAATATCTCCTTTTCCAAGTCTCCCTGATATGTCCCCAAAGAAAGTATCAGCAGCACATAATGTATACGTCTCTCCATTGCGATCATCAAAG
- the LOC108993465 gene encoding retinoblastoma-related protein-like isoform X4: MTRAALEKTEDAKPLDATSSISRTCSCNMDRPEARFTNFCEMGLSLDENTCTIAMKLFKETKHLLLANSSAIGNGTPDEAERFWFAFVLYAVKRLSVNNGDSEQQGCDDNGFTLCQILRVAKLTIVDFFRELPHFVVKAGPILSNLYGEDWENRLEAKELQANFAHLNLLSKHYGRAYRDFFLTSDANVDKQSSVASSSGYVSDYHRFGWLLFLALRVHVFSRCKDLVTCTNGLVSVLAILIIHVPVRFRNFNINDSQRFVKKDGKGVDIVSSLCNIFYTSEDELRKTMEKANNIIADILKKTPFPASECNSENMENIDTDGLTYFEDLLEDSSLTSSLGILEKDYDDAIRRKGELDERVFINVEDSILVSGSLSGGAVNISGVKRKFDAIASPAKTVTSPLSPQCSPGPHANGVHGGSNFKVAATPVSTAMTTAKWLRTVISPLPSKPSAELRHFLSSCDRDVTDDVVRRAHIILQAIFPNGGLGERCATGNLQSTNLMDNIWAEQRNLEAQKLYYRVLEAMCRAEAQILHATNLTSLLTNERFHRCMLACSAELVLATHKTVTMLFPAVLERTGITAFDLSKVIESFIRHEESLPRELRRHLNSLEERLLESMVWEKGSSMYNSLIVARPSLSAEINRLGLLAEPMPSLDAIAMHHNFSCGGVPPMPSLQKHETLPGQHGDIRSPKRLCMDYRSVLVERKSFTSPVKDRLLSNLKSKLPPPALQSAFASHSLTWASTWDIHVCSPTRPNPGGGGETCAETGISIFFGKITKLAAVRINGMVERLQLSQQIRENVYCLFQQILSQRTPLFFNRHIDQIVLCCFYGVAKISQLTLTFKEIIHNYRKQPQCKPQVFRSVFVDWSSARRNGRMSQEHVDIITFYNEIFIPAVKPLLVELGPAGTTTKTNRVPEVNNNTDAQCPASPKISPFPSLPDMSPKKVSAAHNVYVSPLRSSKKDALISHNSKGYYACVGVSTHAYQSPSKDLSAINNRLNGTRKLRGTLNFDDVDVGLVSDSMVANSLYLQNGSCASTSGAPLKSEQPDS; this comes from the exons ATGACTCGAGCTGCATTAGAGAAGACGGAGGACGCTAAACCTTTGGATGCAACATCCAGCATCTCGCGTACCTGTAGCTGCAATATGGACCGTCCCGAAGCTCGATTCACAAACTTCTGCgag ATGGGACTGTCATTGGATGAGAACACTTGTACGATAGCTATGAAGCTGTTTAAAGAAACCAAGCACCTTCTATTGGCGAATAGTTCTGCTATTGGAAATGGGACG CCTGATGAAGCAGAAAGGTTTTGGTTTGCATTTGTTTTATATGCTGTGAAAAGGCTAAGCGTGAATAATGGAGATAGCGAGCAACAAGGTTGTGATGATAATGGCTTTACCTTATGCCAGATACTAAGAGTTGCAAAGCTGAC CATTGTGGACTTCTTCAGGGAGCTTCCACATTTTGTTGTAAAGGCTGGTCCCATTTTGAGTAATTTATATGGTGAAGATTGGGAAAACAGACTTGAG GCGAAGGAGTTGCAGGCCAATTTTGCGCACTTGAATCTTCTTAGCAA GCACTATGGACGCGCCTACCGGGATTTCTTCTTGACAAGTGATGCAAATGTTGATAAGCAGTCATCTGTTGCTAGTTCGTCTGGTTATGTCTCGGACTACCATCGTTTTGGATGGTTGCTGTTTTTGGCACTTCGTGTACATGTGTTCAGCCGTTGTAAGGACTTGGTGACTTGCACAAATGGTTTGGTTTCTGTATTG gctattttaattattcatgtTCCTGTTCGCTTCAGAAACTTCAATATCAATGATTCTCAACGCTTCG TTAAGAAAGACGGGAAAGGTGTGGACATCGTTTCATCACTGTGCAACATTTTTTACACCTCAGAAGATGAGTTGAGGAAAACAATGGAAAAGGCCAATAATATAATAGCagatattttgaagaaaacacCATTTCCAGCATCTGAGTGTAATAGTGAGAACATGGAGAACATTGATACAG ATGGTTTAACATATTTTGAGGACCTACTGGAGGACTCGTCCTTGACATCGAGTTTAGGTATTTTGGAAAAGGATTATGATGATGCAATTCGTAGGAAGGGGGAACTGGATGAGAGGGTGTTCATTAATGTTGAGGACAGCATACTTGTTTCAGGGAGCTTGTCTGGAGGTGCTGTGAACATAAGTGGTGTCAAG agAAAATTTGATGCGATAGCCTCTCCAGCTAAGACAGTTACAAGTCCACTCTCTCCCCAGTGCTCTCCTGGACCTCATGCAAATGGTGTTCATGGTGGTTCTAATTTCAAGGTGGCTGCTACACCGGTAAGCACAGCAATGACAACTGCAAAGTGGCTTCGGACTGTCATCTCTCCACTTCCATCAAAACCATCTGCAGAGCTGCGGCATTTCCTGTCATCATGTGATCGGGATGTTACTGATGATGTAGTACGCAGGGCACATATAATATTGCAGGCTATATTTCCAAATGGTGGTCTTGGGGAGCGTTGTGCGACTGGAAATCTGCAAAGCACAAACCTCATGGACAACATCTGGGCAGAACAACGGAATCTTGAAGCACAGAAGTTATATTATAGAGTATTGGAAGCAATGTGTAGAGCAGAGGCCCAAATATTGCATGCAACCAATTTGACCTCTTTGTTAACTAATGAGAGGTTCCATAGATGTATGCTTGCCTGTTCTGCTGAACTAGTTCTGGCAACACATAAGACTGTCACAATGTTGTTTCCTGCCGTGTTGGAGAGGACCGGCATTACAGCTTTTGATCTTAGCAAGGTCATAGAGAGTTTTATTAGACATGAGGAATCCCTCCCGAGAGAACTGAGGCGTCATCTGAATTCATTGGAAGAACGACTTTTGGAGAGCATGGTATGGGAAAAGGGTTCCTCAATGTATAATTCTTTGATAGTGGCAAGACCTAGTCTCTCTGCTGAAATAAATCGACTTGGGTTATTGGCGGAACCAATGCCATCTTTAGATGCAATTGCCATGCATCATAATTTTTCTTGTGGAGGGGTTCCACCCATGCCATCTTTGCAGAAACATGAGACTTTACCAG GTCAGCATGGGGATATCAGATCTCCAAAGAGACTGTGCATGGATTATCGAAGTGTATTAGTAGAGAGGAAGTCATTTACATCCCCAGTCAAGGATCGCCTCCTGAGCAACCTTAAATCAAAGCTACCACCGCCCGCTTTGCAGTCTGCATTTGCTAG CCATTCTTTAACATGGGCTTCTACTTGGGATATCCATGTGTGCAGTCCAACACGGCCAAATCCAGGTGGTGGAGGGGAGACGTGTGCAGAAACTGGAATTAGTATATTCTTTGGCAAG ATAACTAAGTTGGCAGCGGTCAGAATCAATGGTATGGTTGAAAGGCTGCAACTATCTCAACAGATCAGGGAGAATGTGTATTGTCTTTTTCAGCAAATATTAAGTCAGCGGACGCCACTATTTTTTAACCGCCACATTGACCAAATCGTACTTTGTTGTTTTTATGGAGTTGCAAAG ATATCTCAACTTACCCTGACCTTTAAGGAAATTATTCACAACTACAGGAAGCAACCACAATGTAAACCACAAGTTTTCCGCAGTGTGTTTGTGGATTGGTCATCTGCCCGGCGCAATGGG AGAATGTCACAGGAACATGTTGATATCATTACATTTtacaatgaaatatttattccgGCTGTGAAGCCTCTGTTGGTTGAGCTTGGCCCTGCTGGAACAACTACAAAAACTAACCGAGTTCCTGAAGTCAACAATAATACTGATG CTCAATGTCCTGCATCTCCTAAAATATCTCCTTTTCCAAGTCTCCCTGATATGTCCCCAAAGAAAGTATCAGCAGCACATAATGTATACGTCTCTCCATTGCGATCATCAAAG
- the LOC108993465 gene encoding retinoblastoma-related protein-like isoform X5, translated as MTRAALEKTEDAKPLDATSSISRTCSCNMDRPEARFTNFCEMGLSLDENTCTIAMKLFKETKHLLLANSSAIGNGTPDEAERFWFAFVLYAVKRLSVNNGDSEQQGCDDNGFTLCQILRVAKLTIVDFFRELPHFVVKAGPILSNLYGEDWENRLEAKELQANFAHLNLLSKHYGRAYRDFFLTSDANVDKQSSVASSSGYVSDYHRFGWLLFLALRVHVFSRCKDLVTCTNGLVSVLAILIIHVPVRFRNFNINDSQRFVKKDGKGVDIVSSLCNIFYTSEDELRKTMEKANNIIADILKKTPFPASECNSENMENIDTDGLTYFEDLLEDSSLTSSLGILEKDYDDAIRRKGELDERVFINVEDSILVSGSLSGGAVNISGVKRKFDAIASPAKTVTSPLSPQCSPGPHANGVHGGSNFKVAATPVSTAMTTAKWLRTVISPLPSKPSAELRHFLSSCDRDVTDDVVRRAHIILQAIFPNGGLGERCATGNLQSTNLMDNIWAEQRNLEAQKLYYRVLEAMCRAEAQILHATNLTSLLTNERFHRCMLACSAELVLATHKTVTMLFPAVLERTGITAFDLSKVIESFIRHEESLPRELRRHLNSLEERLLESMVWEKGSSMYNSLIVARPSLSAEINRLGLLAEPMPSLDAIAMHHNFSCGGVPPMPSLQKHETLPGQHGDIRSPKRLCMDYRSVLVERKSFTSPVKDRLLSNLKSKLPPPALQSAFASPTRPNPGGGGETCAETGISIFFGKITKLAAVRINGMVERLQLSQQIRENVYCLFQQILSQRTPLFFNRHIDQIVLCCFYGVAKISQLTLTFKEIIHNYRKQPQCKPQVFRSVFVDWSSARRNGRMSQEHVDIITFYNEIFIPAVKPLLVELGPAGTTTKTNRVPEVNNNTDAQCPASPKISPFPSLPDMSPKKVSAAHNVYVSPLRSSKKDALISHNSKGYYACVGVSTHAYQSPSKDLSAINNRLNGTRKLRGTLNFDDVDVGLVSDSMVANSLYLQNGSCASTSGAPLKSEQPDS; from the exons ATGACTCGAGCTGCATTAGAGAAGACGGAGGACGCTAAACCTTTGGATGCAACATCCAGCATCTCGCGTACCTGTAGCTGCAATATGGACCGTCCCGAAGCTCGATTCACAAACTTCTGCgag ATGGGACTGTCATTGGATGAGAACACTTGTACGATAGCTATGAAGCTGTTTAAAGAAACCAAGCACCTTCTATTGGCGAATAGTTCTGCTATTGGAAATGGGACG CCTGATGAAGCAGAAAGGTTTTGGTTTGCATTTGTTTTATATGCTGTGAAAAGGCTAAGCGTGAATAATGGAGATAGCGAGCAACAAGGTTGTGATGATAATGGCTTTACCTTATGCCAGATACTAAGAGTTGCAAAGCTGAC CATTGTGGACTTCTTCAGGGAGCTTCCACATTTTGTTGTAAAGGCTGGTCCCATTTTGAGTAATTTATATGGTGAAGATTGGGAAAACAGACTTGAG GCGAAGGAGTTGCAGGCCAATTTTGCGCACTTGAATCTTCTTAGCAA GCACTATGGACGCGCCTACCGGGATTTCTTCTTGACAAGTGATGCAAATGTTGATAAGCAGTCATCTGTTGCTAGTTCGTCTGGTTATGTCTCGGACTACCATCGTTTTGGATGGTTGCTGTTTTTGGCACTTCGTGTACATGTGTTCAGCCGTTGTAAGGACTTGGTGACTTGCACAAATGGTTTGGTTTCTGTATTG gctattttaattattcatgtTCCTGTTCGCTTCAGAAACTTCAATATCAATGATTCTCAACGCTTCG TTAAGAAAGACGGGAAAGGTGTGGACATCGTTTCATCACTGTGCAACATTTTTTACACCTCAGAAGATGAGTTGAGGAAAACAATGGAAAAGGCCAATAATATAATAGCagatattttgaagaaaacacCATTTCCAGCATCTGAGTGTAATAGTGAGAACATGGAGAACATTGATACAG ATGGTTTAACATATTTTGAGGACCTACTGGAGGACTCGTCCTTGACATCGAGTTTAGGTATTTTGGAAAAGGATTATGATGATGCAATTCGTAGGAAGGGGGAACTGGATGAGAGGGTGTTCATTAATGTTGAGGACAGCATACTTGTTTCAGGGAGCTTGTCTGGAGGTGCTGTGAACATAAGTGGTGTCAAG agAAAATTTGATGCGATAGCCTCTCCAGCTAAGACAGTTACAAGTCCACTCTCTCCCCAGTGCTCTCCTGGACCTCATGCAAATGGTGTTCATGGTGGTTCTAATTTCAAGGTGGCTGCTACACCGGTAAGCACAGCAATGACAACTGCAAAGTGGCTTCGGACTGTCATCTCTCCACTTCCATCAAAACCATCTGCAGAGCTGCGGCATTTCCTGTCATCATGTGATCGGGATGTTACTGATGATGTAGTACGCAGGGCACATATAATATTGCAGGCTATATTTCCAAATGGTGGTCTTGGGGAGCGTTGTGCGACTGGAAATCTGCAAAGCACAAACCTCATGGACAACATCTGGGCAGAACAACGGAATCTTGAAGCACAGAAGTTATATTATAGAGTATTGGAAGCAATGTGTAGAGCAGAGGCCCAAATATTGCATGCAACCAATTTGACCTCTTTGTTAACTAATGAGAGGTTCCATAGATGTATGCTTGCCTGTTCTGCTGAACTAGTTCTGGCAACACATAAGACTGTCACAATGTTGTTTCCTGCCGTGTTGGAGAGGACCGGCATTACAGCTTTTGATCTTAGCAAGGTCATAGAGAGTTTTATTAGACATGAGGAATCCCTCCCGAGAGAACTGAGGCGTCATCTGAATTCATTGGAAGAACGACTTTTGGAGAGCATGGTATGGGAAAAGGGTTCCTCAATGTATAATTCTTTGATAGTGGCAAGACCTAGTCTCTCTGCTGAAATAAATCGACTTGGGTTATTGGCGGAACCAATGCCATCTTTAGATGCAATTGCCATGCATCATAATTTTTCTTGTGGAGGGGTTCCACCCATGCCATCTTTGCAGAAACATGAGACTTTACCAG GTCAGCATGGGGATATCAGATCTCCAAAGAGACTGTGCATGGATTATCGAAGTGTATTAGTAGAGAGGAAGTCATTTACATCCCCAGTCAAGGATCGCCTCCTGAGCAACCTTAAATCAAAGCTACCACCGCCCGCTTTGCAGTCTGCATTTGCTAG TCCAACACGGCCAAATCCAGGTGGTGGAGGGGAGACGTGTGCAGAAACTGGAATTAGTATATTCTTTGGCAAG ATAACTAAGTTGGCAGCGGTCAGAATCAATGGTATGGTTGAAAGGCTGCAACTATCTCAACAGATCAGGGAGAATGTGTATTGTCTTTTTCAGCAAATATTAAGTCAGCGGACGCCACTATTTTTTAACCGCCACATTGACCAAATCGTACTTTGTTGTTTTTATGGAGTTGCAAAG ATATCTCAACTTACCCTGACCTTTAAGGAAATTATTCACAACTACAGGAAGCAACCACAATGTAAACCACAAGTTTTCCGCAGTGTGTTTGTGGATTGGTCATCTGCCCGGCGCAATGGG AGAATGTCACAGGAACATGTTGATATCATTACATTTtacaatgaaatatttattccgGCTGTGAAGCCTCTGTTGGTTGAGCTTGGCCCTGCTGGAACAACTACAAAAACTAACCGAGTTCCTGAAGTCAACAATAATACTGATG CTCAATGTCCTGCATCTCCTAAAATATCTCCTTTTCCAAGTCTCCCTGATATGTCCCCAAAGAAAGTATCAGCAGCACATAATGTATACGTCTCTCCATTGCGATCATCAAAG